The genomic stretch CGTACAGCCAGGCGGCGGAGGCGAAGGTGGCGATGTGGCCGCCGACGCCGTGTTTCGAGCCACGGGTCACCATCGCGGCCGCGTTCCAGCGGTTCCATGCGGTGATCCGGGCCTCCATCTCCGGGTCACCGGGCAGGCCCGGCTCGGCGGAGGTGGGGATGGTGTTGACGTAGTCGGTCTCGAGGAGCTTCGGCAGCGCGATGCCGCCCGCCTCGGCGCGCTCCAGCGTGCGCCGCATCAGGTACGCGGCGCGGTGCGGCCCGGCCTCCCGGGCGACGGCGTCGAGGGAGGCCTGCCATTCGGCGGTCTCCTCCGGGTCGCGGTCGGGGAGCTGGTCGAGCGCGCTCGGCTGGATGGCGTTGGGGTCGGTCATGTCGCCGCCTTCCTCAGTCGAAGGGGGTTCCCTCATCGGTAAGGGTTCGGGGGTGCCCTAGGTCTTTGGCAGGACAGGGCTGGACTTCGGTGGAAGTCCGTCGGCGACTTTAACTCCCTGATCGATGATCGATCAAAGGGTTGAGGGCAAAACTTCTCGATTACGAGAAAGTAGGCACGGGGTGCCTTTGAATGGGGCACCGAGTGTCGGTTCTTGGGCATGTTTTCGCAGGTCGAGCCACGTTTGAGCGAGACTCCGCTCCGGTGCTCCAGGGGGCACAAGGGGTGGTGGCACCAGGGGTGGTGCACTAGGGGCGCGGGGCGCAGCCCAGCACATGGGCCTTCACGATCTCCGCGATGCGGGGGTCCCGGCGCTTGAAAGCGGCCACCAGTTCCTCGTGCTCCTCCGCGTACGACTGCTGGACCGTGCCCAGCCAGCGGATGGACAGTGCCGTGAAGACCTCGATGCCGAGCCCCTCCCAGGTGTGCAGGAGCACCGAGTTGTGCGCGGCGCGCACGAGTTCGCGGTGGAAGCCGACGGTGTGGCGGACCTGGGCGGTGCCGTCGGCCTCGCGGTCGGCCTCGTACAGGGCCAGGACGTGCGGTTCCAGGGCCGAGCAGTCCTCGGCGAGACGGTCGGCCGCCAGCTCCGCCGCGATGGCTTCCAGCCCGGCCCGGACCGGGTAGCTCTCCTCCAGGTCGGCCGCGGTCAGGCTCCGTACCCGCACGCCCTTGTTCGGCGCGGACTCGATCAGGCGGAGGGACTCCAGCTCGCGCAGGGCCTCGCGGACCGGGGTCTGGCTGACCTCCAGCTCGGTGGCGATACGACGCTCCACGATGCGCTCACCCGGCTGCCAGCGCCCGCTGACGATTCCCTCCACGATGTGCTCGCGGATCTGTTCGCGCAGCGAGTGGACGACGGGCGCGGTCATGGAGGCTCCTTAGGGAGGGCTGACGTTTAGACAATACGGCGGGTTCGCTCCGTGGGTGGGGCACGTGGGGGTGCTTTTGCGCAGGTGAGACGAGGCGCACACCTCCGGTGACTGGGCCGGGGCGCCCAGTGGCCCGGCCCCGTCCGCGTTCGGGCGGGTGCGGGCCCGTATGCGGCTGGTCGCGCCCACACGGCGGAGCCGCATATCAGATACAGCCCCGCGCCCCTAAACGTCGGTGCCCTTGCCCGGAAGTTCCGGGCAAGGGCACCGACGTGTTGCAGCAGGGCGGCGATTACAGGCCGAGTTCGACCTCGAACTCGCCCGCCTCCAGGATCGCCTTGACCGCCGTCAGGTAACGGGCCGCGTCGGCGCCGTCGACCAGGCGGTGGTCGTAGGAGAGGGTCAGGTAGGTCATGTCGCGGACGCCGATGACCGTGCCCTCCTCGGTCTCGATGACGGCCGGACGCTTGACCGTGGCACCGATGCCGAGGATCGCGACCTGGCCCGGCGGCACGATGATCGTGTCGAACAGGGCGCCGCGCGAACCGGTGTTGGAGATGGTGAAGGTCGCGCCGGACAGCTCGTCCGGGGTGATCTTGTTGGCGCGGACCTTGCCGGCCAGCTCCGCCGTGGCTTTGGCGATGCCCGCGATGTTGAGGTCGCCGGCGTGCTTGATGACCGGGGTCATCAGGCCCTTCTCGGAGTCCACCGCGATACCGATGTTCTCGGAGGCGAAGTAGGTGATCGTGCCCTCGGCCTCGTTGATCTTGGCGTTGATGACCGGGTGGGCCTTCAGCGCCTGCGCGGCGGCCTTGACGAAGAACGGCATCGGGGAGAGCTTGACGCCCTCACGGGCCGCGAAGGAGTCCTTCGCCTGGGCACGCAGCTTCATCAGCCGGGTGACGTCGACCTCGACGACCGACGACAGCTGGGCCTGCTCGTGCAGCGCCTTGACCATGTTGTCGCCGATGACCTTGCGGATGCGGGGCATCTTGACGGTCTGGCCGCGGAGGGGGGAGACCTCCAGCGCCGGGGCCTTCTTGGCGGCGGCCGGAGCGGCGGCGGCGGCCGGAGCCGGAGCAGCGGCGGCGGCCTTCGCGGCCTCGGCGGCGGCGATGACGTCCTGCTTGCGGATACGGCCGCCGACGCCGGTGCCCTTGACGGTGGCCAGGTCGACGCCGTTCTCGGCGGCGAGCTTGCGCACCAGCGGGGTGACGTAGGCGCCCTCGTCGGTCGCCTGGGTGGCGGTCGGGGAGGTCGGCGCGGTGGCCGNNNNNNNNNNNNNNNNNNNNNNNNNNNNNNNNNNNNNNNNNNNNNNNNNNNNNNNNNNNNNNNNNNNNNNNNNNNNNNNNNNNNNNNNNNNNNNNNNNNNNNNNNNNNNNNNNNNNNNNNNNNNNNNNNNNNNNNNNNNNNNNNNNNNNNNNNNNNNNNNNNNNNNNNNNNNNNNNNNNNNNNNNNNNNNNNNNNNNNNNNNNNNNNNNNNNNNNNNNNNNNNNNNNNNNNNNNNNNNNNNNNNNNNNNNNNNNNNNNNNNNNNNNNNNNNNNNNNNNNNNNNNNNNNNNNNNNNNNNNNNNNNNNNNNNNNNNNNNNNNNNNNNNNNNNNNNNNNNNNNNNNNNNNNNNNNNNNNNNNNNNNNNNNNNNNNNNNNNNNNNNNNNNNNNNNNNNNNNNNNNNNNNNNNNNNNNNNNNNNNNNNNNNNNNNNNNNNNNNNNNNNNNNNNNNNNNNNNNNNNNNNNNNNNNNNNNNNNNNNNNNNNNNNNNNNNNNNNNNNNNNNNNNNNNNNNNNNNNNNNNNNNNNNNNNNNNNNNNNNNNNNNNNNNNNNNNNNNNNNNNNNNNNNNNNNNNNNNNNNNNNNNNNNNNNNNNNNNNNNNNNNNNNNNNNNNNNNNNNNNNNNNNNNNNNNNNNNNNNNNNNNNNNNNNNNNNNNNNNNNNNNNNNNNNNNNNNNNNNNNNNNNNNNNNNNNNNNNNNNNNNNNNNNNNNNNNNNNNNNNNNNNNNNNNNNNNNNNNNNNNNNNNNNNNNNNNNNNNNNNNNNNNNNNNNNNNNNNNNNNNNNNNNNNNNNNNNNNNNNNNNNNNNNNNNNNNNNNNNNNNNNNNNNNNNNNNNNNNNNNNNNNNNNNNNNNNNNNNNNNNNNNNNNNNNNNNNNNNNNNNNNNNNNNNNNNNNNNNNNNNNNNNNNNNNNNNNNCGTCGATGACGGCCAGCTCGGCGCCGACCTCGACCGTCTCGTCCTCGGCGACCTTGATGGAGGCCAGCACGCCGGCGGCCGGCGAGGGGATCTCGGTGTCGACCTTGTCGGTCGAGACCTCGAGCAGCGGCTCGTCGGCCTCGACGCGTTCTCCCTCGGCCTTCAGCCAGCGGGTGACAGTGCCCTCGGTGACGCTCTCACCGAGCGCCGGAAGGGTTACGGAAACCGCCATGGTTTCGGTTGCTCCTTACGAATTGCGGAAGTCTGTGTCGTCGCGCCCGTTGACCGAAGGCTCAGTCGTGGGAGTGCAGCGGCTTGCCGGCGAGCGCCAGGTGCGCCTCGCCCATCGCCTCGTTCTGCGTCGGGTGGGCGTGGATGAGCTGGGCGACCTCGGCCGGCAGCGCCTCCCAGTTGTAGATCAGCTGGGCCTCGCCGACCTGCTCGCCCATGCGGTCGCCGACCATGTGGACGCCGACCACGGCACCGTCCTTGACCTGGACGAGCTTGATCTCGCCCGAGGTGTTCAGGATCTTGCTCTTGCCGTTGCCCGCCAGGTTGTACTTCAGAGCGACGACCTTGTCCGCGCCGTAGATCTCCTTGGCCTTGGCCTCGGTGATACCGACGGAGGCGACCTCCGGGTGGCAGTACGTCACCCGCGGGACACCGTCGTAGTCGACCGGAACGACCTTCAGACCGGCCAGACGCTCCGCCACCAGGATGCCCTCGGCGAAGCCGACGTGCGCGAGCTGGAGCGTCGGGACCAGGTCACCGACGGCGGAGATGGTCGGGACGTTGGTCCGCATGTACTCGTCGACCAGGACATAGCCACGGTCCATGGCGACGCCCTGCTCCTCGTAGCCCAGGCCCTGGGAGACCGGGCCACGGCCGACGGCGACGAGGAGGACCTCGGCCTCGAACTCCTTGCCGTCCGCCAGGGTGACCTTCACGCCGTCCTGCGTGTACTCGGCCTTCTGGAAGAAGGTGCCGAGGTTGAACTTGATGCCGCGCTTGCGGAACGCGCGCTCAAGAAGCTTCGAAGAGTTCTCGTCCTCGACCGGGACGAGGTGCTTCAGGCCCTCGATGACCGTGACGTCCGAGCCGAAGGACTTCCACGCCGAGGCGAACTCGACGCCGATGACACCGCCGCCCAGGATGATCGCGGACTGCGGCACGCGGTCCAGGACGAGGGCGTGGTCGGAGGAGATGATCCGGTTGCCGTCGATCTCCAGGCCCGGCAGCGACTTCGGCACGGAGCCGGTCGCCAGCAGGACGTGGCGGCCCTGGATGCGCTGGCCGTTCACGTCGACGGAGGTGGAGGAGGACAGACGCCCCTCACCCTCGATGTACGTCACCTTCCGGGACGCGATGAGACCCTGGAGGCCCTTGTACAGGCCCGAGATCACGCCGTCCTTGTACTTGTGGACGGCCGCCACGTCGATGCCCTCGAAGGTGGCCTTGACGCCGAACTGCTCGCTCTCGCGGGCCTGGTCGGCGATCTCGCCCGCGTGCAGCAGGGCCTTGGTGGGGATGCAACCCCGGTGCAGGCAGGTGCCGCCGACCTTGTCCTTCTCGATCAGGGCGACGTCCAGGCCCAGCTGCGCCCCGCGCAGGGCCGCGGCGTAACCACCGCTACCACCGCCGAGGATCACTAGGTCGAAAACGGTGCTGGCGTCGTTCGCCACGTCACGTCCTCCATGCATGTGCGCCTTGCGCCGATCTCCTGTGACCGGCGGGCGGCTGGTGTCCGGCCGCTTGATGCTTCGGCCCTTCGGTGGGGCCCTGTCCTGCCGGGCTCCATCTTTGCACTTGTTCGAGGCGGACGAGACGCCGGGCTGGAGTGTGAGACACCCCACGTACAGCAGACCTGAGGGGCGCGGGGAACTGCGCGACCAGCCCCCACGCCCCCGCAGCCGCCGTACAAACAGGGCGACCCGAGTCAATAGGCGTACGTCAGCCCAGATCACCCGCAGCGGTAAGTTCCGCCAGCCGCACCAGCGTCCGCACCGCGGAACCCGTGCCGCCCTTCGGCGTGTACCCGAACGGCCCCCCCTCGTTGAACGCCGGGCCGGCGATGTCGAGGTGCGCCCAGGTGATCCCCTCCGCCACGAACTCGCGCAGGAAGAGACCGGCGACCAGCCCGCCACCCATCCGCTCACCCATGTTCGCGAGGTCGGCGACCTGGGACTCCATGCCCTTGCGCAGGTGCTCCGGCAGCGGCATCGGCCAGGCCGGCTCGCCGACCTCCTCCGCCGCCTCGTGCACCGCGGAGCGGAACGCGTCGTCGTTGGCCATGACCCCGAACGTCCGGCTGCCCAGCGCCAGCATCATCGCGCCGGTGAGGGTCGCGACGTCCACGATCGCGTCCGGCTTCTCCTGCGAGGCCGCCCACAGCGCGTCGGCGAGCACCAGCCGGCCCTCGGCGTCGGTGTTGAGCACCTCCACCGTCTTGCCGCTGTACATGCGCAGCACGTCACCCGGGCGCACGGCGGAGCCGGACGGCATGTTCTCGGCCAGCGCCAGCCAGCCGGTGACGTTGGCCTCCAGACCGAGGCGCGCGGCGGCGACGACCGCGGCGAACACGGCGGCGGCACCGCTCATGTCGCACTTCATCGTCTCGTTGTGCCCGGCCGGCTTCAGCGAGATGCCGCCCGAGTCGTAGGTGATGCCCTTGCCGACGAAGGCGAGGTGCTTCTCCGCCTTCGGGTGGGTGTACGTCAGCTTGACCAGGCGCGGGGTCGCCGCCGAGCCGCCGCCGACGCCGAGGATGCCGCCGTAGCCGCCCTTGACCAGGGCCTTGTCGTCGAGCACCTGCACCTTGATGCCGTGCTCCTTGGCCGCGGCCTGCGCGACCGCGGCGAACGCCTCGGGCGTGAGGTCGTTCGGCGGGGTGTTGACCAGGTCGCGGGCGCGGTTCAGCTCCTCGGAGACCGCGACGGCGCGGGCGACGGCGCCCTTGTGGGCGGCGTCACGCGGCTTGCCGCCGAGCAGCGCGGCCTCGGCCAGCGGTGCCTTGCCGTTCTTGGCCTTGGCGTCCTTGGCGTTGTCCTTGTAGACGTCGAAGGAGTACGCGCCGAGCAGCACGCCCTCGCTGATCGCGCCGATGGCGCCCGGCCCGTCGATCGGCAGCGCGAACGCCGCCTTCTTCGAGCCGGCGAGCGCCCGGGCGGCCACGCCGGCGGCCTTGCGCAGCGCCTCGGCGTCGTAGGCC from Streptomyces roseochromogenus subsp. oscitans DS 12.976 encodes the following:
- a CDS encoding GntR family transcriptional regulator, which codes for MTAPVVHSLREQIREHIVEGIVSGRWQPGERIVERRIATELEVSQTPVREALRELESLRLIESAPNKGVRVRSLTAADLEESYPVRAGLEAIAAELAADRLAEDCSALEPHVLALYEADREADGTAQVRHTVGFHRELVRAAHNSVLLHTWEGLGIEVFTALSIRWLGTVQQSYAEEHEELVAAFKRRDPRIAEIVKAHVLGCAPRP
- the sucB gene encoding 2-oxoglutarate dehydrogenase, E2 component, dihydrolipoamide succinyltransferase; translation: ATAPTSPTATQATDEGAYVTPLVRKLAAENGVDLATVKGTGVGGRIRKQDVIAAAEAAKAAAAAPAPAAAAAPAAAKKAPALEVSPLRGQTVKMPRIRKVIGDNMVKALHEQAQLSSVVEVDVTRLMKLRAQAKDSFAAREGVKLSPMPFFVKAAAQALKAHPVINAKINEAEGTITYFASENIGIAVDSEKGLMTPVIKHAGDLNIAGIAKATAELAGKVRANKITPDELSGATFTISNTGSRGALFDTIIVPPGQVAILGIGATVKRPAVIETEEGTVIGVRDMTYLTLSYDHRLVDGADAARYLTAVKAILEAGEFEVELGL
- a CDS encoding biotin/lipoyl-containing protein; translation: MAVSVTLPALGESVTEGTVTRWLKAEGERVEADEPLLEVSTDKVDTEIPSPAAGVLASIKVAEDETVEVGAELAVID
- the lpdA gene encoding dihydrolipoyl dehydrogenase, with the translated sequence MANDASTVFDLVILGGGSGGYAAALRGAQLGLDVALIEKDKVGGTCLHRGCIPTKALLHAGEIADQARESEQFGVKATFEGIDVAAVHKYKDGVISGLYKGLQGLIASRKVTYIEGEGRLSSSTSVDVNGQRIQGRHVLLATGSVPKSLPGLEIDGNRIISSDHALVLDRVPQSAIILGGGVIGVEFASAWKSFGSDVTVIEGLKHLVPVEDENSSKLLERAFRKRGIKFNLGTFFQKAEYTQDGVKVTLADGKEFEAEVLLVAVGRGPVSQGLGYEEQGVAMDRGYVLVDEYMRTNVPTISAVGDLVPTLQLAHVGFAEGILVAERLAGLKVVPVDYDGVPRVTYCHPEVASVGITEAKAKEIYGADKVVALKYNLAGNGKSKILNTSGEIKLVQVKDGAVVGVHMVGDRMGEQVGEAQLIYNWEALPAEVAQLIHAHPTQNEAMGEAHLALAGKPLHSHD
- a CDS encoding leucyl aminopeptidase, whose protein sequence is MTALTLSTAAAPGLRADAIVIGVAKGIKGPVVAPGAEAVDKAYDGKLAGVLETLGASGAEGELTKLPAPAGFKAPIVVAVGLGTEPDAKSENEGDEAYDAEALRKAAGVAARALAGSKKAAFALPIDGPGAIGAISEGVLLGAYSFDVYKDNAKDAKAKNGKAPLAEAALLGGKPRDAAHKGAVARAVAVSEELNRARDLVNTPPNDLTPEAFAAVAQAAAKEHGIKVQVLDDKALVKGGYGGILGVGGGSAATPRLVKLTYTHPKAEKHLAFVGKGITYDSGGISLKPAGHNETMKCDMSGAAAVFAAVVAAARLGLEANVTGWLALAENMPSGSAVRPGDVLRMYSGKTVEVLNTDAEGRLVLADALWAASQEKPDAIVDVATLTGAMMLALGSRTFGVMANDDAFRSAVHEAAEEVGEPAWPMPLPEHLRKGMESQVADLANMGERMGGGLVAGLFLREFVAEGITWAHLDIAGPAFNEGGPFGYTPKGGTGSAVRTLVRLAELTAAGDLG